Proteins from a genomic interval of Zingiber officinale cultivar Zhangliang chromosome 1B, Zo_v1.1, whole genome shotgun sequence:
- the LOC121994502 gene encoding 39S ribosomal protein L41-A, mitochondrial-like has translation MPLGLIIGLTRAVRRKRTSSLSILSSKRGPRDYYKGKNCKPTGFHTRKGGYVMMDEKMPRYVVPDLTDFKLKQYVSQCPRVANAGSTTAESSGSAKVNVG, from the exons ATGCCTCTGGGATTGATAATAGGACTGACTAGGGCAGTTCGGAGAAAGAGAACTTCATCACTGTCTATATTATCTTCCAAAAGAGGGCCAAGAGACTACTACAAGGGAAAGAACTGCAAGCCCACTGGATTTCACACTCGGAAAG GTGGTTATGTTATGATGGATGAGAAGATGCCACGTTACGTAGTTCCAGATTTGACGGATTTTAAG CTCAAGCAATATGTATCACAATGCCCTCGAGTTGCAAATGCCGGTTCGACCACAGCAGAATCTTCCGGGTCAGCCAAAGTAAATGTTGGTTAA